The following are from one region of the Bacteroidota bacterium genome:
- a CDS encoding YceI family protein: MIKNISCLVFLAVSITAMAQTPWKPTTAAVTFKIKNAGLMVDGSFSGLVAAIKFDDVNYEKGSIAASIDASTINTGIDLRNKHLRNKEQYFNVAKYPKIYIRSTAIGKEKDGTYKGTFMLTIKDVTKNIAIPFTYVESENNATFKATFTIDRRDYNVGGSSWTMADNVTIAIVINASK, from the coding sequence ATGATAAAAAATATTTCATGTTTAGTTTTTTTAGCCGTGAGCATAACAGCGATGGCTCAAACACCCTGGAAACCTACCACAGCTGCTGTAACATTTAAAATTAAAAACGCAGGACTTATGGTAGATGGCTCCTTTAGCGGGTTGGTTGCAGCTATTAAATTTGATGATGTCAATTATGAGAAAGGCTCCATTGCAGCAAGTATTGATGCAAGTACGATCAACACCGGAATCGACTTGCGAAACAAGCACCTTAGAAACAAGGAACAATATTTCAATGTAGCTAAGTATCCAAAAATCTATATACGATCTACTGCAATTGGTAAAGAAAAAGATGGCACCTACAAGGGCACCTTTATGTTAACCATTAAAGATGTAACAAAAAATATTGCTATCCCCTTTACCTATGTTGAATCGGAAAATAATGCTACCTTTAAAGCCACATTCACTATAGACCGCAGAGATTATAATGTAGGTGGAAGTAGTTGGACCATGGCCGATAATGTTACCATTGCCATTGTTATTAATGCATCAAAATAA
- a CDS encoding methyltransferase domain-containing protein, with product MFKTRSYKKELLDESDIPRDSLFQNLKELAFINTYLGGHAITVAGLEMLITDTTKVYNLIDIGSGGGDSAKAIITWAQKKKMQIRLTGIDLKPDCITYAKEHCRNYPELIFTCDDFRNVFSQKNKIDLVHASLFCHHFTETEIIDFVKLCSANNAIFLINDLERNAIAYYAIKFLTRLFSKTVLVKNDAPLSVLRGFKKKEWIEIIKKSGIKKYSIQNKWAFRHLVIIYPNE from the coding sequence ATGTTTAAAACACGTTCGTATAAAAAAGAATTACTTGACGAGTCCGATATTCCAAGAGACTCGCTCTTTCAAAATTTGAAAGAGTTAGCTTTTATTAATACGTATTTAGGAGGGCATGCCATTACTGTTGCTGGACTTGAGATGCTAATAACTGACACAACAAAGGTTTACAACCTAATTGATATTGGTAGCGGAGGTGGCGACTCGGCCAAAGCAATAATCACATGGGCACAAAAGAAAAAAATGCAAATTCGCTTAACAGGAATTGATTTAAAGCCTGACTGTATAACATATGCAAAAGAACATTGCCGAAACTATCCGGAACTAATTTTTACGTGCGATGATTTTAGAAACGTATTTTCTCAAAAAAATAAAATCGACCTGGTACACGCATCGCTATTTTGTCATCACTTTACAGAGACTGAAATTATTGATTTCGTAAAACTATGTTCAGCTAACAATGCTATATTTTTAATTAATGATTTAGAAAGAAATGCCATCGCATACTATGCAATTAAATTTCTTACCCGTTTGTTTTCAAAAACTGTATTAGTAAAAAATGATGCTCCCCTATCGGTATTGAGAGGTTTTAAAAAAAAAGAATGGATAGAAATAATAAAAAAATCAGGAATCAAAAAATACAGCATTCAAAACAAATGGGCATTCAGGCATTTAGTAATTATATATCCCAATGAGTAA
- a CDS encoding PD40 domain-containing protein, translating into MYRQILFLAATMTISACATKIPKHSTLNYSDRVISIPEIFADGIVSTKENSEFDIAFTPDGKTAFFTRRIGSEKQKLWQTTFENGVWTNPTQLPFSTDRDETPFFSQDGKTFYFGSARPIEGRPSKGNFDMNIWQVELVNNKWGNPKPLNSNINAVQEEKEEWPSSNENFIFSLDNKNFIYTTMLRGEKVIEVYKTTKKGDEFTKPEKISGFFQNEKSWKYSAVLSPDGQYLLFNSYEAEGGVGGEDIFISKKTTTGWTKAKSIGSLVNTKAEESSPRFSPDGKYFFFGREYRQNPTEDGI; encoded by the coding sequence ATGTATAGACAAATTTTATTTTTAGCAGCAACTATGACAATTAGTGCTTGTGCCACAAAAATTCCAAAACATTCAACTCTGAACTACTCTGACAGAGTCATAAGTATACCTGAAATTTTTGCTGACGGCATTGTATCGACAAAAGAAAATAGTGAGTTTGACATTGCTTTTACACCTGATGGCAAGACGGCTTTTTTTACACGCAGAATTGGTAGCGAGAAACAAAAACTTTGGCAGACGACATTTGAAAATGGTGTTTGGACAAACCCCACTCAATTACCATTTTCCACAGATAGAGACGAAACTCCATTTTTCTCACAGGACGGAAAAACCTTCTATTTCGGCTCGGCAAGACCAATTGAAGGAAGGCCAAGCAAAGGAAACTTTGATATGAACATTTGGCAAGTTGAATTGGTAAACAATAAGTGGGGCAATCCAAAACCATTAAACTCTAACATAAATGCTGTTCAAGAAGAAAAAGAAGAATGGCCATCATCAAATGAAAACTTCATATTCTCTCTTGACAATAAAAATTTTATTTATACCACTATGCTTCGTGGCGAGAAAGTAATTGAAGTTTATAAGACAACCAAAAAAGGAGATGAATTCACTAAACCTGAAAAAATCTCAGGTTTTTTTCAAAATGAAAAATCTTGGAAATATTCAGCAGTACTTTCACCGGATGGACAATACTTGCTTTTTAATTCATACGAAGCAGAAGGTGGTGTTGGAGGAGAAGATATTTTTATTTCTAAGAAAACAACCACGGGTTGGACAAAGGCTAAGAGTATTGGTAGCCTAGTAAACACAAAAGCAGAAGAAAGCAGTCCGAGATTTTCACCAGACGGAAAGTATTTCTTTTTTGGGAGAGAATATAGACAAAACCCGACCGAAGACGGAATTTGA
- a CDS encoding T9SS type A sorting domain-containing protein encodes MTLQADAPWFVILDKNGNLKNKYRISPAASWPYALTFLPFGLYSVHFYGVQGGVWGSVGTHGSLILESDTAVFANWTNLFDAWGSGIGGCFYDSKTDNNYLGTTLFIQDTNSICSEVSRGGFDGVVYKTDWLGNVLWTKLYGNNCRDNLAGVFDYNDTLLLAYGYTQSAAGNEISHTIHDYNANCAASGADLWLLLINKNNPFQYCDTIFGGNRLDICGFNSLSRYDDTTFYWVSSSSSDSSFEKTSHKNDTASTSKELWLLKMIISPYALSGLGWQTAEATAPPTVFPNPTNNMLHVSFDTKGPYKLTIQNMQGAIVYSGIFSPGACSVYIGHLAPATYTYTVSTLEGTSFYGKVIKY; translated from the coding sequence GTGACTCTGCAGGCTGATGCTCCATGGTTTGTTATACTTGATAAAAATGGCAATCTTAAAAATAAATACCGAATCAGCCCAGCTGCTTCATGGCCCTATGCTTTGACTTTTTTACCATTTGGACTGTATTCAGTGCACTTTTATGGTGTGCAAGGGGGAGTTTGGGGGAGTGTTGGTACACATGGGTCATTAATTTTGGAAAGTGATACCGCTGTTTTTGCCAATTGGACTAACCTTTTCGATGCTTGGGGTTCAGGAATTGGAGGTTGTTTTTATGATAGCAAAACTGATAATAATTACTTAGGCACGACACTTTTTATTCAAGATACAAATAGTATTTGTAGTGAGGTTTCGCGAGGTGGATTTGATGGAGTTGTTTATAAGACCGATTGGCTTGGTAATGTGCTATGGACAAAACTTTATGGTAACAATTGCAGAGACAACCTTGCAGGAGTTTTCGATTATAACGATACGCTACTATTAGCCTACGGTTATACACAATCTGCAGCAGGCAACGAAATATCACACACTATACATGATTATAATGCTAATTGTGCAGCATCAGGAGCAGATTTGTGGCTATTATTAATTAATAAAAATAATCCCTTTCAATATTGTGATACCATATTTGGTGGTAATAGATTAGATATATGTGGATTCAATTCGCTATCTCGGTATGATGACACCACTTTCTATTGGGTTAGCTCAAGTAGTTCTGATTCGTCATTTGAAAAAACCAGTCATAAGAATGATACTGCATCAACTAGTAAAGAGCTTTGGTTGTTAAAAATGATAATATCTCCGTATGCATTATCGGGTTTGGGCTGGCAAACGGCAGAGGCCACAGCACCACCTACGGTATTTCCAAATCCTACCAATAATATGCTGCATGTATCTTTTGATACTAAAGGGCCTTATAAGCTAACCATACAAAACATGCAGGGTGCAATAGTATATAGTGGCATATTCAGCCCTGGCGCGTGCAGTGTTTACATAGGCCACTTGGCGCCTGCAACATATACATACACCGTTAGTACACTAGAGGGCACATCATTTTATGGTAAGGTTATTAAATATTAG
- a CDS encoding type III polyketide synthase — MSVIVNISTALPVYKHRQSDLADFMCNLYQYSDQQKKKLHLLFAKSGIENRYSVIPDYSCSKEDRIFYPKTTNLEPFPAIEYRMQYFNNAALPLCIEAIENCLKGSIHKNQITHIITVTCTGLCAPGLDIEIVQHLKLNSDINRTSINFMGCYAAVHALKQADYICKSDSDAVVLLICVELCTIHFQKKDDMDNITANLLFADGAAAALIVSDKNTDIHQSNGLKIKRFYSQIELDGKRDMAWQISSSGFLMTLSSYIPQLIEKGFKNLFDQSLAQLKINKSDITHWAIHPGGRKILEVVHKELNLKHDDLESSYRVLKDYGNMSSPTILFVLKDLMKNKVNNKSKELTYMVAFGPGLTMESAVLENV, encoded by the coding sequence ATGAGTGTTATAGTCAATATATCAACTGCGCTTCCAGTATATAAGCACCGCCAATCAGACCTGGCTGATTTTATGTGTAATCTGTATCAATATTCGGATCAACAAAAAAAGAAGTTACACCTGCTATTTGCTAAAAGTGGTATTGAAAATCGCTACTCGGTAATACCAGACTATTCATGCAGCAAGGAAGATCGAATCTTTTATCCCAAAACAACCAACCTTGAGCCGTTTCCGGCCATTGAATATCGTATGCAGTATTTTAATAATGCTGCACTTCCACTTTGTATTGAGGCAATAGAAAATTGCCTAAAAGGCAGTATACATAAAAATCAAATTACGCATATAATAACCGTTACATGCACCGGCTTGTGTGCTCCGGGTTTAGACATTGAAATAGTACAGCACCTTAAATTAAATTCAGATATTAACCGTACTTCCATAAATTTTATGGGCTGCTATGCAGCAGTTCATGCATTAAAGCAAGCTGACTATATATGTAAAAGCGATTCAGATGCAGTGGTACTGCTGATATGTGTTGAATTATGCACCATCCATTTTCAAAAGAAGGATGACATGGATAACATAACAGCCAATTTACTTTTTGCCGATGGTGCAGCTGCCGCATTGATAGTTTCGGACAAGAATACGGATATCCATCAATCGAATGGCCTAAAAATAAAACGTTTTTATTCGCAAATTGAATTAGATGGTAAACGCGATATGGCATGGCAAATATCCTCTTCAGGTTTTTTGATGACGTTGAGTTCATACATTCCACAATTAATAGAAAAAGGATTTAAAAACCTGTTTGACCAATCTCTTGCTCAACTAAAAATAAACAAATCAGATATAACACATTGGGCAATCCATCCGGGAGGAAGAAAAATTCTGGAGGTAGTACACAAAGAACTCAACTTGAAACATGACGATTTAGAAAGCTCGTACCGTGTGTTAAAAGATTATGGTAATATGTCATCGCCTACCATTTTGTTTGTATTAAAAGACTTGATGAAAAACAAAGTAAACAACAAATCAAAAGAGCTTACCTATATGGTGGCGTTTGGTCCCGGATTAACAATGGAATCAGCCGTACTTGAAAATGTTTAA
- a CDS encoding UbiA prenyltransferase family protein, whose translation MQMIITRDTIRLLRIPFSYFLMPVFFFAVSQVPQTDWLKATICFFVLHLFIYPASNGYNSYMDKDETSIGGLEHPPQPTRQLFYTSIVFDLIGLSLSLIVGFYFFLSTLAYMIASRAYSYKGIRLKKYPYVGFMTVIFFQGAFTYWMVYAGINKSGAPIDVSMVTVLAACLFLIGGVYPLTQVYQHEADKASGDITISYKLGIRGTFIFCAIMFSMANVLLFFYFSQKNKMEHFILFQAFLFPVILYFLQWFFKVYKNEKEASFKNTMRMNFIASTCMNLLFITLLIINTIK comes from the coding sequence ATGCAAATGATAATAACCAGAGATACTATAAGACTGCTGCGCATTCCTTTTTCGTATTTCTTAATGCCAGTTTTTTTCTTTGCTGTAAGTCAGGTTCCGCAAACTGATTGGCTAAAGGCCACTATTTGTTTTTTTGTTTTACATCTGTTTATCTATCCTGCAAGCAACGGCTACAACAGCTACATGGATAAAGATGAAACAAGCATTGGTGGTTTAGAGCATCCACCTCAACCAACCAGGCAACTTTTTTACACTTCAATTGTTTTTGATTTAATAGGGTTAAGTCTTTCACTAATAGTTGGCTTTTACTTTTTCTTATCTACCCTAGCATATATGATAGCATCTCGCGCTTATAGCTATAAAGGAATACGCTTAAAAAAATATCCCTATGTTGGTTTTATGACGGTTATATTTTTTCAGGGTGCCTTTACCTATTGGATGGTTTATGCAGGCATAAATAAAAGCGGTGCACCCATAGATGTAAGCATGGTAACAGTATTAGCAGCTTGCTTATTTTTGATAGGCGGTGTATATCCACTAACACAAGTCTATCAGCATGAAGCTGACAAAGCAAGTGGAGATATTACCATAAGTTATAAACTCGGAATCAGAGGGACATTTATTTTTTGCGCAATCATGTTTTCGATGGCCAATGTGTTGCTTTTTTTCTACTTCAGTCAGAAAAATAAAATGGAACATTTTATCTTGTTTCAAGCATTTCTGTTTCCGGTAATTCTATATTTTCTACAATGGTTTTTTAAAGTTTATAAAAACGAAAAAGAAGCCTCTTTTAAAAATACAATGCGAATGAACTTCATTGCATCCACTTGCATGAACTTATTATTTATCACGTTACTTATTATAAATACGATTAAATGA
- a CDS encoding ATP-grasp domain-containing protein yields MNTPLFIIKWTNYEYWPWWFFYIPVLPYWLWLSIKTRSLAFFTATNTNIEMGGFFGESKIDILNQIPTHYRPKTIYITSNNPVEAVQQNNFEFPVVAKPNIGERGFNVEKINSAAELATYHEAVSTEYIIQEFIDYSIELGVLFYRLPNHDKGLVTSITIKEFLTVTGDGKSTIVELMNQHTRARFQITAIINKLGEASKAVIAKGEKVLLEPIGNHCRGTRFINGNHLINEKLHAVFNTVTKDMAGFYYGRFDLKVKSIDDLYAGKNIRIMELNGASSEPGHIYDTSYGLINAYKNLMYHWNILADIAIQNRARGIKPVSFNAIVKTMYTHFIAN; encoded by the coding sequence ATGAACACACCGCTATTTATTATTAAATGGACAAACTATGAATACTGGCCGTGGTGGTTTTTTTATATTCCGGTACTGCCCTACTGGTTGTGGCTTTCTATAAAAACAAGATCGCTTGCATTTTTTACTGCCACTAATACAAACATAGAAATGGGTGGCTTTTTTGGAGAAAGTAAAATTGATATACTTAATCAAATACCAACACACTATAGACCCAAAACAATTTACATTACATCTAACAATCCGGTGGAGGCGGTGCAACAAAACAACTTCGAATTTCCGGTTGTAGCCAAACCAAATATTGGCGAAAGAGGTTTTAATGTTGAAAAAATAAATAGCGCTGCAGAGCTAGCCACCTATCATGAAGCAGTTTCTACTGAATATATTATACAAGAATTTATTGATTATTCTATTGAGTTGGGTGTGTTGTTTTATCGCTTACCAAACCATGATAAGGGGCTTGTTACATCCATAACTATAAAAGAATTTTTGACCGTTACTGGTGATGGTAAATCAACCATTGTTGAATTAATGAATCAACATACCCGTGCAAGATTTCAGATAACTGCGATTATAAATAAGTTGGGCGAAGCCAGCAAAGCCGTAATTGCCAAAGGCGAAAAGGTATTGCTAGAGCCAATAGGAAATCACTGCCGTGGCACGCGCTTTATTAATGGCAACCATCTTATTAATGAAAAGTTGCACGCGGTATTTAATACGGTTACAAAAGATATGGCGGGATTTTATTACGGCAGATTTGATTTGAAAGTTAAATCAATTGACGATTTGTATGCCGGAAAAAATATCAGGATTATGGAACTAAATGGTGCAAGCTCAGAGCCTGGGCATATTTACGATACTTCTTATGGACTTATAAATGCGTACAAAAATTTAATGTATCATTGGAATATTTTAGCAGACATTGCAATACAGAACAGAGCAAGAGGCATTAAACCTGTTTCATTTAATGCAATAGTAAAAACCATGTACACACATTTTATTGCCAACTAA
- a CDS encoding NRDE family protein, producing the protein MCTVTYLPLQKNGFILTSNRDESVTRKTALPPTKYSINGTTVFFPKDLEAQGTWIATSPTKYTLCLLNGAFEKHTHQPPYAKSRGLVLLDIFQYASCQEYASQYNFVGIEPFTLIIICNNTDAVKLYELRWDGNHAHLKKLPIEKPAIWSSVTLYKKEVIEQREQWFHEWLKNNTIYTVQEILFFHHFAGNGAAQHNLIMDIKEKKTVSVTSIAHENLSRTIIYEDLVNKVRKRCRFY; encoded by the coding sequence ATGTGTACAGTAACCTATCTGCCTTTACAGAAAAATGGTTTTATACTTACTTCTAACAGAGATGAATCTGTTACAAGAAAAACAGCACTTCCACCTACCAAGTATTCGATTAACGGCACTACCGTTTTTTTTCCTAAAGATTTGGAAGCTCAAGGCACATGGATTGCCACATCGCCCACTAAGTACACGCTGTGTTTATTGAATGGCGCATTCGAAAAACATACACATCAACCACCCTATGCGAAAAGCAGAGGATTGGTTTTGCTTGATATATTTCAATATGCAAGCTGCCAGGAGTATGCATCGCAATACAACTTTGTTGGAATTGAGCCATTCACCTTAATTATTATTTGCAATAATACCGATGCTGTTAAGCTTTATGAATTGCGCTGGGATGGCAACCATGCACACTTAAAAAAACTTCCGATCGAAAAACCTGCTATTTGGTCTTCGGTAACTTTATATAAAAAGGAAGTAATTGAACAACGCGAACAATGGTTTCATGAGTGGCTAAAGAATAATACCATTTACACCGTACAAGAAATTTTATTTTTTCACCACTTTGCCGGCAATGGCGCTGCACAACATAATTTGATTATGGATATTAAAGAAAAGAAAACGGTGAGTGTAACATCCATAGCTCACGAAAATTTATCGCGTACCATAATCTACGAAGACCTGGTTAACAAAGTACGAAAGCGTTGCCGTTTTTATTAG
- a CDS encoding DUF1003 domain-containing protein: MKTSHISKQEIQKGEDVKGRDIREGIFNLIKCDFPDFDGDNFITIDELNQYRRLYLTSLITLEKGEIALIDRDVMEAIKNNSILSENIQDEIEADLTFGQKLADSVAAFGGSWIFIITFFSFILIWMIINIWFLDRRPFDPFPFILLNLILSCLAAIQAPIIMMSQNRQEQKDRQRSEHDYKINLKAELEIKLLSEKIDHLLAHQNKKLLEIQEVQTDYLEDLMKELKKK; encoded by the coding sequence ATGAAGACAAGCCACATAAGCAAACAAGAAATCCAGAAGGGTGAAGACGTAAAAGGTCGAGACATCAGAGAAGGGATATTTAATTTAATAAAATGTGACTTCCCAGACTTTGACGGAGACAACTTTATAACAATAGATGAACTAAATCAATATAGGCGACTGTATTTGACATCATTGATAACTCTAGAAAAAGGAGAAATTGCGTTAATTGACAGGGATGTAATGGAAGCAATAAAAAATAATTCCATTCTTTCTGAAAACATTCAGGACGAAATAGAAGCAGACCTCACGTTCGGACAAAAACTTGCTGACAGTGTTGCAGCATTTGGTGGCAGTTGGATATTCATTATCACTTTTTTTTCATTCATCTTAATTTGGATGATTATTAATATTTGGTTTTTAGACAGACGACCTTTTGACCCATTCCCCTTCATATTGCTTAATCTTATTCTTTCTTGTTTGGCGGCAATTCAAGCACCAATTATTATGATGAGCCAAAACAGACAGGAACAAAAAGACAGGCAAAGAAGCGAACACGATTACAAAATCAATTTAAAGGCAGAACTTGAAATAAAATTGTTGAGTGAAAAAATAGACCATTTATTAGCACATCAAAATAAAAAATTATTGGAAATTCAAGAAGTTCAAACAGACTATTTAGAAGACCTAATGAAAGAACTTAAAAAGAAATGA
- a CDS encoding NAD(P)/FAD-dependent oxidoreductase, with protein MSNNVYDCAIAGGGLAGLTLAIQLANAGRTVILFEKEKYPFHKVCGEYISMESFDFLERIGIPLSTMSLPVIDEVKISSPNGNSITRTLDLGGFGISRYTLDAQLAQLAISKGVNLLQATKVTDVLFEKDLFTITASQQTYQAKVACGAYGKKSVLDIKLKRKFSPSKKNYVGVKYHVIADLPANRIELHNFKDGYCGISKVDGDSYCMCYLTTSENLNENGNDIKKMEENVLMKNPYLKKYFNTAKFIYKQPLTISQITFDKKSAIENHQVMLGDAAGSIAPLCGNGMSMAMHASYTAFQLIENFLDNLISRQEFEDAYNLRWNQLFSGRIKAGQYIQHLFGGELLTNFAIAVLKKIPMATDKLISMTHGKKF; from the coding sequence ATGAGTAACAACGTATATGATTGTGCTATTGCAGGTGGCGGACTGGCAGGATTAACGCTTGCCATTCAATTGGCAAATGCTGGGCGTACAGTTATTTTGTTCGAAAAGGAAAAGTACCCTTTTCATAAGGTATGTGGAGAATATATTTCGATGGAAAGTTTTGATTTTTTAGAACGAATTGGAATTCCACTTTCAACCATGAGTCTGCCGGTAATTGATGAAGTAAAAATTTCATCGCCCAATGGCAACTCCATAACCCGAACGCTTGATTTAGGCGGCTTTGGCATAAGCCGTTATACGCTCGATGCACAATTGGCGCAACTGGCCATAAGCAAAGGAGTTAATTTGTTGCAAGCAACTAAAGTAACCGATGTGCTTTTTGAAAAAGACCTTTTCACTATAACTGCATCACAGCAAACCTATCAAGCTAAAGTTGCTTGTGGAGCTTATGGAAAAAAATCGGTGCTTGATATTAAGTTGAAAAGAAAATTTTCCCCTTCAAAGAAAAATTATGTGGGTGTAAAATATCATGTCATTGCAGATTTACCTGCTAACAGAATCGAGTTGCATAATTTTAAAGATGGCTATTGTGGAATTTCGAAAGTAGATGGCGATAGCTACTGCATGTGTTATTTAACAACATCTGAAAATCTGAACGAGAATGGGAATGATATTAAAAAAATGGAAGAAAATGTATTGATGAAAAACCCCTATTTAAAAAAATATTTCAATACAGCAAAGTTCATCTACAAACAACCACTTACCATTTCTCAAATTACATTTGATAAAAAATCGGCCATCGAAAACCATCAGGTAATGCTTGGAGATGCAGCAGGCAGTATTGCACCACTATGTGGCAATGGAATGAGTATGGCCATGCATGCTTCTTATACAGCATTTCAATTAATCGAAAATTTTTTAGATAATCTTATATCCCGACAAGAATTTGAAGATGCCTATAACCTGCGGTGGAATCAATTATTTTCAGGCAGGATAAAAGCAGGCCAATACATTCAACATCTTTTTGGCGGAGAACTACTTACCAACTTTGCAATCGCGGTACTTAAGAAAATTCCAATGGCAACAGACAAACTTATTAGCATGACTCATGGCAAGAAATTTTAA
- a CDS encoding toxin-antitoxin system YwqK family antitoxin, whose protein sequence is MKSIFLFSFITFYALTSFGQTVVDISKTKTITKDGVELIAFDGKPFTGFVTENYPNGKPKLWKTIKDGITNGQWQEWLENGKLRYNAYWKDGKGHGLWQYFHDNGILKYEESYIMDIPNGISRQYYDNGQLKADFFWLQGKKQGVWTSYSETGVVLKTEIYDDDKLISTTEK, encoded by the coding sequence ATGAAATCAATTTTTCTTTTTTCTTTCATCACATTCTACGCTCTGACTTCATTTGGGCAAACAGTCGTAGATATTTCTAAAACCAAAACAATAACAAAAGATGGCGTTGAATTGATTGCTTTTGATGGAAAGCCATTTACAGGCTTTGTAACTGAAAACTATCCGAATGGGAAACCGAAATTATGGAAAACTATAAAAGATGGTATTACAAATGGACAATGGCAGGAATGGTTAGAAAACGGTAAATTACGTTATAATGCTTATTGGAAAGATGGAAAAGGACACGGCTTGTGGCAATACTTTCACGATAATGGCATATTAAAGTATGAAGAGTCTTATATCATGGACATTCCAAATGGGATATCAAGGCAATATTATGACAATGGACAACTAAAGGCTGATTTCTTTTGGTTACAAGGAAAAAAACAAGGTGTATGGACATCATATTCTGAAACAGGAGTTGTATTAAAAACCGAAATATATGATGACGACAAATTAATCTCAACGACCGAAAAATAA
- a CDS encoding VIT family protein yields the protein MLTIDNYLDNHYIHRSNWLRAAVLGANDGIISISSLAIGVAAASSTREPIVLATVAGLVAGALSMAAGEYVSVSSQTDTEKADIEREIKELKEMPNEELNILAQIYEKRGLKKETAMQVAIELTEKDALGTHIRDELGINEISQANPIQASIASGASFTVGGVLPLLIVLFATVKGMEYWLYGFTIIFLVILGATSAKTGGSNIRKAIVRITIWGTLAMGLSALVGYIFGVNV from the coding sequence ATGCTAACAATTGACAATTATTTAGACAATCATTATATACACCGAAGTAATTGGTTACGTGCTGCTGTTTTGGGTGCAAACGATGGGATTATCTCAATTTCAAGTTTGGCTATTGGGGTTGCGGCTGCAAGTTCTACAAGAGAACCAATTGTTTTAGCAACAGTCGCTGGACTTGTGGCGGGAGCATTATCTATGGCAGCAGGTGAATATGTTTCTGTTAGTTCACAAACGGACACAGAAAAAGCAGACATTGAAAGAGAGATTAAAGAACTTAAGGAAATGCCAAATGAAGAACTTAATATTTTGGCTCAAATCTATGAGAAACGTGGACTGAAAAAAGAAACGGCTATGCAGGTAGCAATTGAACTAACGGAAAAAGATGCATTAGGAACTCACATTAGAGACGAATTAGGTATCAACGAAATAAGTCAAGCAAATCCTATACAAGCATCTATTGCATCAGGAGCATCGTTTACAGTTGGTGGTGTTCTACCACTACTAATAGTCCTTTTTGCAACCGTAAAAGGAATGGAATATTGGTTATATGGTTTCACAATTATTTTTCTTGTCATTTTAGGAGCAACATCTGCAAAAACAGGCGGTTCAAACATAAGAAAGGCTATTGTGCGAATTACAATATGGGGAACTTTAGCTATGGGGCTTTCCGCATTGGTAGGCTATATTTTTGGCGTTAATGTTTAA